Part of the Geodermatophilus obscurus DSM 43160 genome is shown below.
CTGTCGCGGTGCCGATGTTCGCCGCGCTCTTCCTCCTGCTGGTCCCGCTTGCCGTGCTCGCCGCTCCGCAGACATCAGCGGCGTCCGCGGCCTGCTCGACCGGCGGCACCGGCGCCACCGTCGCCGGCGTCGACCTGGACGCCCTCCAGATGGGCCACGCGCAGACGATCGCCACCGTCGCCGCCCGGCTCGGGCTGGACCCGTACGCCGCGACCGTGGCGCTGGCCACCGCCTATCAGGAGTCCCGCATCCGGATGCTGGCCAACGACGGCAGCAGCCCCGAGCTCACCGCCGACCAGGCCGCCGTCACCGCCACCAGCCTGACCTACCCGCACGACGGGCTCGGCTCCGACCACGACAGCGTCAACACCTTCCAGCAGCGCTGGATCGCCGGCTGGGGCACCGTCGGCGAGCTGATGGACCCCGTCTACGCCGCCGAGACCTTCTACGCCCGCCTGGTCCAGGTGCCGAACTGGCGGACCATCCCGCTGACCCGCGCGGCTCAGTCCGTGCAGGTCTCGGCCTACGGCGGCGCCTACGCCCGCTGGGAGCCACTCGCCCGCGAGCTGACCGCGATGCTGTGGCCGGCCGCCCGGGTCGCCGCAGCCGACCCGTCCGGCGCCGCAGCCGGGGTCTGCCCGGGTCTGCCGGTGGCCGCCGGGTCGTGGATCCGGCCGACCGCCGGGCAGGTCACCTCCGGCTTCGGGCCCCGCTGGGGCACCCTGCACGCCGGTGTCGACATCGCCGGCCCCCGCGATACCCCGGTCTACGCCGCGTCCGACGGCATCGTGGTGCGCGCCGAGTGCACCAGCGCCTACTGCAACCGCGACGGCAACCTGGACCTGGGCGGCTACGGCAATCTCGTCGAGCTGGACCACGGCGGCGGGGTGACCACCCGCTACGGGCACCTGTCGGCCTACACCGTCACCGCCGGCCAAACCGTCACCGCCGGGACGCTGATCGGCTTCCAGGGCTCCACCGGCAACAGCACCGGCGTCCACCTGCACCTTGAGGTCCGCATCGACGGCACCCCGGTCGACCCCGTCCCGTGGCTGGCCGACCGCGGCGTCGACCTGCGTGCTGCCAACCCCGGATGAACACCCCACGCCGCACGAACGGAGGAGTCATGCACGAGACGAGCACGGGGCGGCAGCGATGAGCGTCGGTCGGTCCCAGCCCGACGTCGGCCCCACCGGCTGGGAGGTGCCCACCGCCGTCGCTCTAGTGTGGATGACCGCCGGCGCGCTGCTGCTGCCCGCCGGCCGCGCCGCCGCGGCACTGCTGACCGGCGGCGGCTGGGTGTGGCCGCACGGGTCGGCCGCACTGGTCGCCTCCGTCGGCGGGCTGCTCGCCGGCGACCCCGCCGCCGGCCTGGACGGCGTACAAGTAGCGGCGCTGCCCTCGTCGCCAGTCATGTACGCCGTCATCGCAGGAGCGCTCGGACTGTTCCTGGCCGGCAGTGGGGGAGCGGCCTGGGCCGCGCGCCGGCTGCTGGGCGGGCGGTCCGGGATGGCCTCCCGTGCCCACGTCGCCGACGTCCTCGGCCGCGCGCGGCTGCGCCAGGTCGCTCCCGTCGTCCGCCCCGACCTGACTCCGGATCGCCGGCGCGAGGACCG
Proteins encoded:
- a CDS encoding M23 family metallopeptidase, whose translation is MTGTAEGAARAWLWKAAVPVAVPMFAALFLLLVPLAVLAAPQTSAASAACSTGGTGATVAGVDLDALQMGHAQTIATVAARLGLDPYAATVALATAYQESRIRMLANDGSSPELTADQAAVTATSLTYPHDGLGSDHDSVNTFQQRWIAGWGTVGELMDPVYAAETFYARLVQVPNWRTIPLTRAAQSVQVSAYGGAYARWEPLARELTAMLWPAARVAAADPSGAAAGVCPGLPVAAGSWIRPTAGQVTSGFGPRWGTLHAGVDIAGPRDTPVYAASDGIVVRAECTSAYCNRDGNLDLGGYGNLVELDHGGGVTTRYGHLSAYTVTAGQTVTAGTLIGFQGSTGNSTGVHLHLEVRIDGTPVDPVPWLADRGVDLRAANPG